The region AATACGTTCTAAGAAATTTTAATCTCAAAGTCCAAGAGGGGAGTAAAACCCTTATCTTTGGAAAATCCGGAATTGGAAAAACCACCATTTTTAGATTACTTTTAGGATTCATAAAACCAGATGAAGGACAATTACTATACAAAAATGAACGATTGAATAGTAAAAATATATGGGATTTAAGAAAAGAGTCCGTGTACATAGGGCAGGAACTAGATGTTGTTGACGGGACCGTAAGAGAAATAATTCGTAATATATTGAGTTATAAAATAAACCTTAAAGTACCTTTTGAAGAATCAAGATTAATAAAATTATTTGATTTTTTTGAACTAGAATCAAATATTTTAGATAAAGACTTCCAATCTCTTTCGGGTGGTGAAAAGCAGAGAGTTTTGATATCTATCTTTACACTTTTAAATAAAAAGATATACTTACTAGATGAGATTACCTCTTCACTGGATAGAGAAATGAAAAATAAAGTTATAAAATATTTATTATCAAAAAAAGAATGGACTTTGATAGCAATATCTCATGATCAAGAATGGTTGAATAATGAAGGTTTAAATATAATAGAAATGGGAGGAAATCAAAATGGAACCTACAACTGATATTTCTTTATTTTCACTTGCAATGGCTTATTTATTAATATTTTTCCCCGTTATTTTGAGTTATATTTTTAATTTAAAAATAACCCGAGATGCCGTAATTTCAACGATCAGAATGAGCGTTCAGCTTTTCCTCATGTCTTTAATCTTAGTCTACCTTTTCCAATTTGATTATACATGGTTGAATATAGGCTGGTTATTTTTTATGATCCTTTTTGCAGTATTTCGAGTAATTGGTAGTAGCGGTTTAAATTTCAAAAGGTTCGTTTGGCCAGTTTTTTTTGCTCTCACGATTTCTAATTTTATTGTGCTTTTTTATTTTGATTTTGTAATTTTAAGGCTAGATAATATTTTCACAGCAAGATATTTCATTGTCCTAGGTGGAATGCTTTTAGGTAATGCTTTAACAGGAGATATTATTGGAATCAGTAATTTTTACAAAGATATACAAAGAAATAAGCAGAGATATTTTTTTGCCTTGGGAAATGGAGCTACCGTTTATGAAGCCACACTTCCATACTTAAGGAGTGCGTTGATATCTGCTCTTAGACCAACCATAGCAAGCATGGCTACAGTGGGTATTGTGTATCTACCAGGAATGATGACAGGCCAGATTTTGGGAGGTGCATCACCACAAACAGCGATAAAATACCAAATTGCTATTTATGTATCTATTTTAACATCCGTCTCTCTTTCTGTAACCCTAACGATATTATTCACGATGAAAAGTAGCTTCGATGAGTATGGAATACTTCGCGAAGATGTATTTAAAAAGTAAACAAAGGAAGGTGTCCTAAAACGAAAAAAACAGCTCTCGGCTTTATAGTTGTTATGGGAATTGTGAGTTTATTTGCAGATATCACACACGAAGGAGCGAGAAGTTTAATTGGTCCATATTTAGGTTTGTTGGGTGCTAGTGCAACAGCGGTGGGAATCATTTCAGGTTTAGGCGAGTTCATAGGTTACGGTCTGAGGTTGTTAACGGGTTATTTAAGCGATAAAACTCATAGATATTGGCTTTTCACATTTTTAGGTTATGGGATGGATCTATTTGCGGTTCCTTTACTAGCTCTTGCAGGAAGATGGGAAATAGCAGCTATGCTAATAATTATGGAAAGAACAGGAAAAGCTATAAGAAAGCCTTCAAAAGATACCCTTATGTCATACGCAGCACGAAATGTGGGAAGTGGTAAAGGATTTGCCATAGCAGAGGTCCTTGACCAAATTGGAGCTGTCTCAGGACCTATTATTTTAAGTTTAATCCTCTTGTTCAGATCGAGCGATGAGTTAACGAATTACCGATTCGCATTTGCAATATTATTGATACCTGCATTGATTACTTTAATTTTGTTGTCGATTAGTAGATTGAACTTTCCCCAACCCGAGAAATTTGAAGTAAAAGAGGAAAAGATCAACTTTGAGGGAATATCAAAATCATACTGGTTGTACTTAGTAGCCATCTCCTTAATTGCCGCAGGTTTTGCGGATTTTCCTTTGTTGGCGTTCCATTTTCAAAGAATCGATATTTTCAATTCAACTATGATACCTTTTATGTATGCGATAGCTATGGGCGTTGATGCGGTTTCTGCATTGATCTTTGGATTGTTTTACGACAAGGTCGGAGTCACCAGCCTTATAATTGCCTCTAGTCTTTCAATATTTTTTTCTCCCTTTTCATTTTTATCTAACTCTTCATTATTAGTTATCTTAGGCGTTGTTTTGTGGGGAGTCGGAATGGGAGCCCAAGAATCCATTTTAAAATCAGTAGTAGCTGATATCGTCACCCCCGGCAAAAGAGGAACAGCTTATGGCTTTTTTAACGCTATCTTTGGCCTTTTTTGGTTCATAGGCAGTGCAGTTATGGGTATCTTGTACGATCACGCAATCGTGAGTTTGGTTGTCTTTTCCATGATAGTAGAAAGTGCAGCCGTTTTCACTCTTTTACTCTTCAAATTCAAACTTGATAACACTCTAAATTAAAATGAAAGGGGGAAAATACTCATAGAAGAATCAAAAGATAATATTAAAATGAATAAATATTTAAATAAAATTTTAAATGGTCTAATACAAATACACATATTACACCACGCCCAAAAAACTCCTATCTATGGAAGTTGGATGATTTCTGAGTTAAAAAGGCATGGTTACCATATAAGTCCCGGTACTTTGTATCCCTTGCTACACAAGATGGAAAAAGAAAATCTTCTGGCTAAAAGGGTTGAAATAGTAGAAGGTAAAAAAAGGATATATTACTCTATTACGAGACAAGGAGAAAACCTATTAAAGGAACTAAGAGGAAAAGTAAAAGAACTATTTCATGAAATCATATAAAAAGAAAAGTTGGAGTTTGCCCTTACATTCCCATTTAAAAAGTTATGATATAATTAAAAAACATAGAAAAATGAACGGGGAAAAAATCGAAAGAGGGAGGGAAAATTGTGAATTTGGAGGAGTATGTTTTAAATAAGGCAAGAAATGCTAAAGATGCGTCAAGAAACTTTAGTTCAACTTCTGATACGGACAAGATAAAAATTCTTAACTGTATTTCAGAAGAGTTAATAACAAATAAAAACTATATAATATCAGAAAATCAAAAGGATGTTGAAGCGGCTAAAAATACAGGAATGTCAAACAGCCTTTTAGATAGGTTGATACTGAATGATGAAAGAGTCACCAAAATGGCTAAAGGTGTGCAAAAAGTAGCCCAGCTTCAAAGTAGCGTTGGCAACATCTCTGAGATGTGGAAAAGGCCAAATGGATTGATGATCGGAAAGATGGTAGTTCCATTAGGGGTAATCGCTATAATATATGAAAGTAGGCCAAATGTAACGATAGATGCAGCAGCTTTATGTATAAAATCCGGTAACTGTGTGGTATTAAGAGGTGGTTCTGAAGCGATCCATTCTAACAACGCCTTGGTAAAGATTATTCACCAAGGTATTGAAAAATCCGGTTTTTCAAAGGATATAGTGCAGTTCATTGAGGTAACTGATAGAAAAGCCGTTGATGAATTGATGAAACTATACGAACACATCGATGTGCTGATACCTCGAGGCGGCGCATCTTTAATTAAGAATACGGTTGAAAATTCTATGATCCCCGTGATACAAACGGGCGCTGGAAACTGTCACGTTTATGTCGATAAACAAGCAGATCTTGAGAAGGCTCTTAAAATCGTTGAAAACGCTAAAACCAGTAGGCCTTCCGTCTGTAACGCAGCAGAAAAATTACTGGTTCACAAAGATATCGCAGAAGAGTTCCTACCAAAAATATATTCAGCCTTTGAAAAGAAAGTAGAATTAAGAGGTTGCGAAAAAACCTTGAAAATACTACCTCAAATGAAACCGACACAAGAAGATGATTGGTCAACTGAATATTTAGATTATATAATGGCAGTTAAAATAGTTGATAGTACTGAAGAAGCTATAAACCATATAAACAAGTACAGTACAAAGCATTCCGAAGCGATAATCACTGAGAATTATACGACCGCTCAAAAATTCCTAAACGAAATAGATTCTGCAGCTGTTTACGTCAATGCTTCAACGAGATTTACTGATGGGGAAGAGTTTGGCTTTGGTGCAGAAATGGGTATAAGTACACAAAAATTACACGTTCGAGGACCGATTGGAATCAAAGAGTTAACGACCACTAAATACATTATCTTGGGAAACGGGCAGGTCAGATAGTATGGATAAAAAGCTATGTATAATAGGATTGGGAAAAATGGGAAGCACTTTAGTAAAAGGTTTAATTCAAACAAAAACACTTAAAAGAGAACAAATAATCGGAACAGATATCTTTGAATACGATTCTGAAAAAAATTCTAATTACTGCGGCATAAAAACCATGACTGATAACGCAAAAGCTGTGAAAGAATCCGACATCGTTCTTTTAGCTGTGAAACCGCAAGTAATAGACAAGGTATTGAAGGAAATAAACCCTTTTTGTGAAGACAAGATAGTTATATCAATAGCTGCAGGAGTAAGTCTGCACCATTTGGATAAATCTTTACCAATTTCATCAAAGATAATTAGAGCAATGCCCAACACCCCTATTTTAGTTGGTGAAGGCGTTATTGCTATAAGTAAAAAGAATAACATTGAAGAAAATGATTTGAGAACGATTAAAGAGATTTTGGAAAGTGTTGGGAAAGTGTATTTGGTTGAAGAAGATATGATGGACGCCATAACGGCTTTAAGTGGGAGCGGACCAGCATATGCCTATATTATGATAGAAGCTTTATCCGATGGTGGTGTCCTAATGGGTTTACCTAGAGAGCTTTCCACAGAATTTGCTGCAAGAACATTACTCGGGGCTTCAAGAATGGTTTTAGAAACGCAAAAACATCCTGGAGAGTTAAAAGATATGGTTACTTCCCCAGGCGGCACAGCAATAAAAGGAATAGAAGTTTTAGAATCTCGTGGCTTACGAGGTATCCTTATGGACACAGTAAAAGAAGCAACTATAAGGTCAAAAGAACTGAATTCACAAAGAGGTGTTGATGTTGATTGAAAGGTACTCTCTTTCTCCAATTAAAGACATTTGGACATTGGATGCCCAGTATAAAAGATGGCTTGAAGTAGAAGTAGCTGTAATAGAAGCCTTCGAAGAACTGAACCTCGCTCCCAAAGGCACCGCCTTAAGCGTTCGACAAAAAGCAAAATTAGACGTTCAAAAAATTTTAGATACAGAAAAAATAATGAATCATGACGTTATAGCCTTTATAAAAGTCGTAACTGAAGATATGGGAGACGAGGCAAGATACTTTCACAAGGGCCTGACATCATCAGACGTTGTCGATACGGCTTTATCATTAGCTATAAAAAGAGCAGGAGAGGTTATTCTTGATGAGCTAACTAAATATATAGCTAATCTCAAAAAATTGGCTGTTTATCATAAGTATACTATTATAGTTGGAAGAACTCATGGGGTACACGCTGAGCCAACGTCTTTTGGATTAAAAATTTTAGGATTTGTCGCAGAAGAAGAAAGAAACAAAGAAAGGTTAGAAAAAGCTATAGATAACATTTCTCAAGGAAAACTCAGCGGAGCCGTTGGAAATTATGCTAACATAGAACCAAAAGTAGAGGAAATCGCTTTAAAAAAACTCAACCTCAGACCTTGTAAAGTATCTACTCAAGTTTTGCCAAGGGACCTTCATGCTGAATTTTTCAGCGCTTTAGCCTTGATAGGAAGCAGTATAGAAAGACTTGCTATAGAAATCAGGCACCTTCAAAAAACAGAGGTCCTGGAAGTAGAAGAACCTTTTAAAAAAGGGCAAAGGGGTTCTTCAGCGATGCCCCATAAGAAAAACCCCATATTGTGTGAAAGGTTGACAGGGATGTCGAGAATGCTAAGATCTTACTTATCTTCTGCTTATGAAAATATCTCCTTGTGGCACGAAAGAGATATTTCTCATTCCTCTGTAGAAAGAGTGTTTATACCGGATGCAACCATGCTTACTTACTATATGTTGAATAAAGCAAATTACCTAGTTGAAAATTTAGTGGTTCATAAAGATAGAATGAAAGAAAACATAGAAAAATCTTATAATTTAATTTATTCTCAAAGGGTTTTGTTGAAGTTAGTTGAATTTGGAGTAAGCAGGGAGGAAGCTTATAAAATAGTTCAAGAAAACGCGATGAAAGCTTGGAATGAAAGACGTGATTTTAAAGCCATTTTAATGGAAGATAACAGAGTAAATGCAAAATTTTCAGAGAAAGAAGCCTTTGAAGATATCTTTTCACCTGATTATTATCTAAAAAATGTAAATGAGATTTATGAAAGGTTTAATTTATCTTGAATGGAGGCATAAACCATGAAACTTACTTTAAGTGATTTTGAAATTAAAATCCCCGAAATTAACATCGACAACACTTCAGAAATTAAAATTGGTTCTTACCAAGATTACACCATACAAACGAATGCATGTGAAATACTGCAATTTGCCTTGGAAAGCAGTAACGATTCAAACAACGTTTTCATAGTTGGTCCAAATCGTAGTGGAAGAAAAGGTATGACGCGGAAGATCATAGAAAAAATATCATTATCTCAAAGAGCTCCTCAAGATCTTATGTATGTTTTTAATTTCAAAGAAGAAAAGAAACCCAAGCTGTTGAAATTGCCCGCAGGAGAAGCCAAAAATTTCAAATCTGAATTACAATCCATTATTAATTCGTCTGTACAAGTTTTAAATAAAACTATGCAAACAGAAGAATTTCAACAAAGGTTAAGCTCATTAGAAAAAGATTACAACGAACAGAGGGAGAAATTATGGTCTGATCTAAGAAAACAGGCTCAAAATCTTGGTTTTATACTTGAGGCTTCTGAAAAAGGTATAGTCAGCGTTCCAGTGTATGATGGCAAAAAAATAAGCAGCTCAGAGTTTGAAAACCTTCCAGTAGAGATAAAAGAGTACTTTCGAAAAAATTCAGAGAAGTTACGAGAATTAATTGAAAAAACAATGGTAAAGATCACTGAGATGGATAAAGAATACTGGGAAGAAGTTAAAAACTTACGACGTTATTGGGCCGCATTTAGCTTAGCTAAGCTTTTCGAACCTCTTGAAAAGAAATATCTTAAATATTCGGATGTTTTTGAATACCTTCAAAACTTAAAAGAAGACATCGCTTCTCATCTATCTCAATTAACTTCCGAAAATCAAA is a window of Petrotoga olearia DSM 13574 DNA encoding:
- a CDS encoding ABC transporter ATP-binding protein, translated to MIEFQNVSKKFQGKYVLRNFNLKVQEGSKTLIFGKSGIGKTTIFRLLLGFIKPDEGQLLYKNERLNSKNIWDLRKESVYIGQELDVVDGTVREIIRNILSYKINLKVPFEESRLIKLFDFFELESNILDKDFQSLSGGEKQRVLISIFTLLNKKIYLLDEITSSLDREMKNKVIKYLLSKKEWTLIAISHDQEWLNNEGLNIIEMGGNQNGTYN
- a CDS encoding ABC transporter permease encodes the protein MEPTTDISLFSLAMAYLLIFFPVILSYIFNLKITRDAVISTIRMSVQLFLMSLILVYLFQFDYTWLNIGWLFFMILFAVFRVIGSSGLNFKRFVWPVFFALTISNFIVLFYFDFVILRLDNIFTARYFIVLGGMLLGNALTGDIIGISNFYKDIQRNKQRYFFALGNGATVYEATLPYLRSALISALRPTIASMATVGIVYLPGMMTGQILGGASPQTAIKYQIAIYVSILTSVSLSVTLTILFTMKSSFDEYGILREDVFKK
- a CDS encoding MFS transporter, which encodes MGIVSLFADITHEGARSLIGPYLGLLGASATAVGIISGLGEFIGYGLRLLTGYLSDKTHRYWLFTFLGYGMDLFAVPLLALAGRWEIAAMLIIMERTGKAIRKPSKDTLMSYAARNVGSGKGFAIAEVLDQIGAVSGPIILSLILLFRSSDELTNYRFAFAILLIPALITLILLSISRLNFPQPEKFEVKEEKINFEGISKSYWLYLVAISLIAAGFADFPLLAFHFQRIDIFNSTMIPFMYAIAMGVDAVSALIFGLFYDKVGVTSLIIASSLSIFFSPFSFLSNSSLLVILGVVLWGVGMGAQESILKSVVADIVTPGKRGTAYGFFNAIFGLFWFIGSAVMGILYDHAIVSLVVFSMIVESAAVFTLLLFKFKLDNTLN
- a CDS encoding PadR family transcriptional regulator yields the protein MNKYLNKILNGLIQIHILHHAQKTPIYGSWMISELKRHGYHISPGTLYPLLHKMEKENLLAKRVEIVEGKKRIYYSITRQGENLLKELRGKVKELFHEII
- a CDS encoding glutamate-5-semialdehyde dehydrogenase, whose product is MNLEEYVLNKARNAKDASRNFSSTSDTDKIKILNCISEELITNKNYIISENQKDVEAAKNTGMSNSLLDRLILNDERVTKMAKGVQKVAQLQSSVGNISEMWKRPNGLMIGKMVVPLGVIAIIYESRPNVTIDAAALCIKSGNCVVLRGGSEAIHSNNALVKIIHQGIEKSGFSKDIVQFIEVTDRKAVDELMKLYEHIDVLIPRGGASLIKNTVENSMIPVIQTGAGNCHVYVDKQADLEKALKIVENAKTSRPSVCNAAEKLLVHKDIAEEFLPKIYSAFEKKVELRGCEKTLKILPQMKPTQEDDWSTEYLDYIMAVKIVDSTEEAINHINKYSTKHSEAIITENYTTAQKFLNEIDSAAVYVNASTRFTDGEEFGFGAEMGISTQKLHVRGPIGIKELTTTKYIILGNGQVR
- the proC gene encoding pyrroline-5-carboxylate reductase; this translates as MDKKLCIIGLGKMGSTLVKGLIQTKTLKREQIIGTDIFEYDSEKNSNYCGIKTMTDNAKAVKESDIVLLAVKPQVIDKVLKEINPFCEDKIVISIAAGVSLHHLDKSLPISSKIIRAMPNTPILVGEGVIAISKKNNIEENDLRTIKEILESVGKVYLVEEDMMDAITALSGSGPAYAYIMIEALSDGGVLMGLPRELSTEFAARTLLGASRMVLETQKHPGELKDMVTSPGGTAIKGIEVLESRGLRGILMDTVKEATIRSKELNSQRGVDVD
- the purB gene encoding adenylosuccinate lyase, giving the protein MIERYSLSPIKDIWTLDAQYKRWLEVEVAVIEAFEELNLAPKGTALSVRQKAKLDVQKILDTEKIMNHDVIAFIKVVTEDMGDEARYFHKGLTSSDVVDTALSLAIKRAGEVILDELTKYIANLKKLAVYHKYTIIVGRTHGVHAEPTSFGLKILGFVAEEERNKERLEKAIDNISQGKLSGAVGNYANIEPKVEEIALKKLNLRPCKVSTQVLPRDLHAEFFSALALIGSSIERLAIEIRHLQKTEVLEVEEPFKKGQRGSSAMPHKKNPILCERLTGMSRMLRSYLSSAYENISLWHERDISHSSVERVFIPDATMLTYYMLNKANYLVENLVVHKDRMKENIEKSYNLIYSQRVLLKLVEFGVSREEAYKIVQENAMKAWNERRDFKAILMEDNRVNAKFSEKEAFEDIFSPDYYLKNVNEIYERFNLS